A window of Drosophila sulfurigaster albostrigata strain 15112-1811.04 chromosome X, ASM2355843v2, whole genome shotgun sequence genomic DNA:
TCTCTCGAACTTTCTGCACGAACTCAAATTGCTAATGGAGCATATCGACAATTCTGATGCAATTGTAATGCTAGACTTTAAAGCAAGACAAGATCAAATCTTTTACTCTGTGATACGGGATGACATCGCTGCGCAACCGGAGGAGCAGTTGTTACCCACCTGGTATAGGTAAGTTTTGAACTACAATTTTTgaaagtaatattaaaaaatcaactttttatttatcacTTAAGATCACTCGTTTCCAGCAGTGGCACACCGCTgtccgttgctgctgctgctcctcctgctgctcctcctGCTGCTCTGCCAAGTCGCGTATAGTTCGCATACTCGGGACTCGAAGTGGGTTGCgaattgttgctgctactgctgtttgGAGGTCGCCGTCTCTCAATGGTCGCATTGGCGGCTGCTGCCGCCATGTGGTGAGCGCCGGCTGCTGAACTTTCACGCTTCTCGATAACACAGTCAAAGAATCGCGACAGCTTCACAGCATCGGTTGTGCCAGCGGCGAGACTTCGCGTGTCTCGACAATTCAACCAGATCTCCTCGGCGCCGCATTTGTCAGCTATACAAATTCCAtacagataaataaataacctaCTTTCGACTTGTTTTTTAACTGTATTTGATACTGACCTATGCCACCAGCTTTCTTCACCGCCGTTTTGGGATGACGCTTTTCGTCGATCAGATCAAGTTTGGTGCCCATCACCAGAATGGGGATTTGCGTAGAGCCCAGAAACTCCTCCAGATCGAAGCGCATATGCGCTTCGCTGATGCCGCCCACAAAGCTGGGCAATGTCGACGCGGTTGGCGATGGGGGCATTgaactgctgctgcgactTTTGTACGTATCCTTGCCCTCTTTGTTGACAATCTCGTAGAGCCAGTCGAGCAGCTGCTCCTGTGATTTGCCGTTGGTCAGATCGTGCACCAGGATGACGCCGTGTATACCCGTGTAGAAGGCACTGCGTGTATTCTTATGGCTCAGTGAACCACCAATGTCGAAGAGTTCAATAAAATATGGGCACTGACGAACGGTGGCCTCCTTGAACTCATGAATCTTCACCTGAATGTTGCAGCCTACAGTCCACCCGGGGCGTATTAAGGACTCGTTGTGCGCTATTAAATGTGTCAAACATGTTTTGCCCACACCTAAAGGGTATATGAATTCTTATAGGACATTCAAGTGGAAATGATTTAAATACGCGAATACCTGAATCTCCTACAATGACGATGCGTACTCGATTATTCATATTGTCGtggcaaatattattatttgcggCCTCCTCTTCTGTGCCTGTGTCGCTGATGCTTACAACTGTAATTTAGGATTGATTATCCATACACTATTTAACTAATTTGCatcactttttttattattggtttTACTGTTTCGTTGTGTTGGGAAATGtacattaaattacaattacaaattctatgctatttatgttttgtatacaCGCTTGCACGCTGACAACGACTGCCTGCTACAACACTGAAGCCGATCAGCTGACAAATACGCGCCTACTCTTTTCCAAAATTAACCTAAAAAAGACCATAGCtcgcaaaacaataaattgtatccttttgcttatttgtatatatttttgttgtatgatTTTCACAgtgtttaatttgttaagACACACCACATACACCACATAGACCCTGTGAAgggcaaataaatatttttttttataaaaataccaacatCTTGTTTTACTCGATAAATGGTGGCTCTTTTGTAACGGTAATTTTAATAACAGCTGAAAGGAttcaaaaagtatgaaaaaagTATTCATAAAGATATTTTTCGTAATATAATAACATACTGTTTTAAAGTAATCCTCCTTCACTATGTAAGTGTAACCAGGTGATAACagtttttctgtatttttagtatatcgGCGTTTAAACGTATATATTAAGAAATGTATCTCGTCCACTAGCAACAAGTTGTTGTGTCGGCCCGCTCGGTCAGTCAATAATTGGTCGCTCAGTTAATATCATCATCAGTTGTTGGACGCTACACAAACGGTTCTTACGTACACACGTACGCCTTGATACttaaagtaattataaatttcaacgCTTATttacaacacaacaataaGCCAATTGTTTTTCGGTTCTGCTTTGAAGTTATCAACTAATTTAATCAAGTGCACGGACaacgaaaaaaacgaaagcaaacCACTAATTATGAGTgtgctataaaaattatagtagATTGTGGTGTAACgagacaaaaaaaagagcgCCTTAAGACTTGCGGAGAAGAAAGCCACaagatacataaatatgtatagcTTAAGTACAGAGAGataatacatataaacatatgtGTTATACATGCAAACaacatatatacacaaaaattagAGTGGAATTTGTGTAAACGTGTGTCGATTATTTTATGCTGTAGATTTTATGataaaagaaaggaaaacttttgtttgtttatcttATTCGCATTTATGATGAGATAAATACACATAGACATAGTAGATACTGCATTtgggtgcgtgtgtgtgtggagataTTTTTGCGTGCATTGTTGTGCCCCGCAACCATCTGTTGTTTGCGACCTTGCAAAATAGGGAATAATTAGTAGGAAAGAGTAATGCATCAAGAACGATCTTTAAAATGAGTCATATTCCCCCATGTAGTACTGCGGCATCTTGGTGGTCGCCCTCGTGGGCTTCAAGCTCTTAAAATGTAACATgattcatcatcatcatcacattTCCGAGAAAAGTAAGCTATCATGCAAATACAATATTCT
This region includes:
- the LOC133848878 gene encoding rab-like protein 3, which encodes MNNRVRIVIVGDSGVGKTCLTHLIAHNESLIRPGWTVGCNIQVKIHEFKEATVRQCPYFIELFDIGGSLSHKNTRSAFYTGIHGVILVHDLTNGKSQEQLLDWLYEIVNKEGKDTYKSRSSSSMPPSPTASTLPSFVGGISEAHMRFDLEEFLGSTQIPILVMGTKLDLIDEKRHPKTAVKKAGGIADKCGAEEIWLNCRDTRSLAAGTTDAVKLSRFFDCVIEKRESSAAGAHHMAAAAANATIERRRPPNSSSSNNSQPTSSPEYANYTRLGRAAGGAAGGAAAATDSGVPLLETSDLK